GGCACCGCCAGACAAAGGTCAGCCTGATGTATAAGCCACACACAAGCTCGAAATTGTTCTTATCGTGCATCTTCTCTCTACTCAAACTTCAATATGGCTATTCCCCACATACTTGGGCTCCCCATGGAGCTTATCTACCTGATTTTCCAGGAGTTTTCGCCAAAAGAGGTGGTACCCTTTGCCCAAACATCACAAAccgctctcgctctctccctATCGATCGTTGACCTGGGAGAGGTGTTCAAATGGGCCTGTGAAGACAATAATGAGCAAGCGATGAATTTTGTCCTCCCTAGTATTCTGCATGCAATGGAGAAAGATCCGGGTATGGTATTCGACGCCCTGGCGAACGCCTGCAGATGCCGCAAGGTTAAGGCTGTACAGCTCTTAATTAAAGCCGGTGTCCCTGTCGAGCTGCCAAGAGGGCTCTCTCGGTACAGTTTGGGGCCGCGGTTTTATAACACGCCTCTTGGTTGCGCCATGAGAGACCCCGATCCCGAAGTTCTGGATCTACTTCTCGACCTCGGTGTCAATATCAGCACCGCTGTAATCCATTATTCGGACCCACTAGCTCCATATATACCAAACCCAGCCCCACTGCACCATGCAGTAATGCATGGATTTATACAACTGGTTCGTATCCTCTTGGCTCGCGGTGTCGACGCAAATCAGCACGATCGGTTCCACAGATCCATGTTGTCACTGGCCGCCGACTACGGCCACGTCGAGATAGTCAAGCTCTTGCTTTCTCGCGGTGCTGATGTCCAGTCAACTGATTACAAGGGCAGGGCCGCTTTATCATACGCCACGGATCGGGGGTATCTGGCCATTGTTCATCTTTTACTAGACGCCGGGGCCCAGATTAATGCTGCCGACAAAAACGGCTGTACACCGTTGATGCGCGCCGTCTTGAAAAACCACGATGGGCTTGTGAGACAGCTCGTGCAGCGCGGAGCAGACATCCACATGGAAAACAAGCGTGGCCGCACTGCGCTATCCCTCGCAGCAAGTCCAAACCTTGCCCAGATAGTGCAGTATCTTGCGAGCCGGGGGGCGGATGCAAATCATGTCTCTCGGAGCGGGCGAAGTCCCATGTGCTATgcggaggaaagaaagaggaaagaagcaatCAAGGCTCTCGAGGCAGCGGGCTGTCGACGAACCCGctgttggagatggcgtgGCCGTCACCAGGAGCATTTATGGAATTGCAACTCTGATGCCGACGACGCAAACTAATTCGAAGGAGGTtagaatactatataataggcGAAATAAGAATGAGATTACGGCGATGACGCCTCCATATCACTTACCCTCTACTCCGTGGTACACGTACATGAGATCCAGCGAAATCTGGTAGAGCCACATGTGGCCAGTGCTCTGCTGCGCCGGTTAAACTCGAATCATCCATGCATGCATTATACTGCACAGATTTGGTAAGATAAAGAGCTTGCGCATATAGGAATCAAGCAGGGAGCAATGGTTCATGCAGGGTTTCGTCACGATGCCGGTTCCTCCAGGCCGCTGCTGAGAATAGCCTGAGATTCGCCATGCCAAGATAGAGAACAGGCGCAGAGAGAGCGCTCACTGGACAAGTTGTCCAGGTTCTGTGCGGAGGATGCAGTGATATTCGCGGTGTGTTGCGCCACTCCGCCATGACCTACCGCGATGACCTCACCGACGAGAGCATCTGTCTGTGTCCTCTGTGATACCGCCGCCTACTGCAAGGAGTTTCCATGAGTGCACATACATCTAGCTTTCAAACTCTCGATatccgtctccatctctGGCATAAATAGCTGGAGAAGTCTGGACTCGGCCTGCCAAGAGCGACCGTCGCGTGCTCAGTCGCTGATTCCTGAATCCTCAGGCACCGCGCTTGTGATCCCGCCGTCAACCGTCAGATTTTCATTCAGCCGAGCTCCCCAGTCTGTTCTCCCCAGCACCCCGGAGTCGCAAGTCTTCAATGACCGAGTAGTCGCGTCCCTGTTGTTTGCTCTCCTCGACAGCCGCTTTCCACCCGCGACGCGATACCCCCCGAACCCTGCCAGTCTCGTTGCTGGCTCGGAGTGTTTGAAGGGATCAACATGGCGTCCTCAAATAGCAAGGTCGCGGACTCGAATGACAGAGTTGTTCTGACCCCTGAGCGGTCGAGTCCAAGGAAAACGGGTCGGATCCGTTGGACTGTTGGGCTGTTGGTTCGGTGAGTTTAGTTCTGTATATCAACTGCGTCGATGTTTGCTAACCCAGTGGTGTCCGGACAGCCTGTGCATCTGGTACTTTTTGTTGACACCCTTCTTCCGATGCCCGTCTCAGACGTCCGAGTTGACGGAATCGTCACCGCGAATCTGCAAACCGTACTTGGTCGCAAAGTCCTACGTCGAGCCTCATGTCGCTCCTTACTACCACACCCATGCCGCTCCTTACGTTGACGCTGCGCGCCCATACGTCCATGTGCTGAACGAGAAGGTTTACACCCCGGCCTCGAACATCGCGAGGCGGGGGTACGAGGCATATGGTGCTCCGACGCTCGACCGGGCTCAATTTTATGGGCAGCAGCAATGGGACGCAAAGGTTGTGCCCCATATCCAAACTGCAAAGGGCAAGGCATCGGATTGGTATAAGTTACAGGTGGCGCCGCATGTGGAATACGCCACGATCACTGTATCACCGTATTATCACAAGGTCCATGGCGCGTACTGGACAACCCTGAATGGGTATATCCTACCTTTTGCCGCAAAGTACCAGCCTTTCATCGGCAAAACGTACACCTCTGGTCAGGAGATCCTGACTACGCAAGTTATGCCTCACGCGCAGAGCGCCTGGTCTTCCACGTTGAGTTTCATCAACTACTCTTTCTGGCCTAAGGTTTCCAGCCTCTACTCGGAGAATGTGGAGCCTCAGCTTGTAAAGATCGGCCAGCGACTTGCCAGTTATCGTGAGGGAAGCCGGTTGCGAACCGTGGCGGATGAGGTCGAGAGGTAGGtgatcttttcttttctcataAGTTTCTCATATCTCTAACTGGAACAGTTCCGCGGGATACTCTAGCACGTCTTCACCCACCTCAGTGAAAGCTAGCACAACTGTTGCGCCGACTCAATCTTCTGTCCCTGAAATACCCACTCCTTCTTTATCGCCCGCAGAGTTGGCAGCACAGCTCCGCAAAAGGATCACCTCTGATCTTACCACCTGGAAGGAGAAGTTTGCCTCAGCCTCTGAAAAGGGGGTCGCCAGCCTGGAAGGCCGTGTGGTCGAGATTGTCCATACTTACCTGGCAGGCGGTGCCCAGTCCGACGGCGATAAGCTTGTGGCCGCCTTGGAGAATGCCGTTGAAGATCAAACGACTGCCATAAAGCGTCACATCAGCGCTCTGACCGAGTCTCTGCCATTCGCAGACGctcccgaagaagaagcagcggcTATTGAGGAGCTGCTCAAAGAAATCAGGAATTCCGCCGTATCCATTAGAGACCGAGCCCATGTCATTAGAGAATGGCACGTTTCATTCGAAGAGGGCCTTATCCGCCAGGTTTCAGCCGCCGTGAATTCTACGCTGGCAGTTCTAGATAATGTCCGAGACCTCGGTCTGCAGGAGATTGGAATGAGATGGGCCTGGATGGATGGCGTCACTTACAAGGACTGGGAGGACTACCACGCCTTAAAGGAAGAATTCGAAGACTGGAAGGGCAAATTCCGTGAAATTGGCCTACAGCACGCACGAATCGAATCTGCCAAGGATACTGCGGATGAGGCCCTTTCCCGCGGTATGGACGTCGCCGAGGCCGCAGCGAAGGAGCTCGCCAGACTGAAGGAAGTTGGGCGGTGGAAGATCGCTGCCCGAGAGGTTAGCGAGGATTTCGATACCAGATCCgagcctccac
This region of Aspergillus puulaauensis MK2 DNA, chromosome 5, nearly complete sequence genomic DNA includes:
- a CDS encoding ankyrin repeat domain-containing protein (COG:T;~EggNog:ENOG410PJQ6;~InterPro:IPR002110,IPR020683,IPR036770;~PFAM:PF13857,PF12796,PF00023,PF13637,PF13606;~go_function: GO:0005515 - protein binding [Evidence IEA]) → MAIPHILGLPMELIYLIFQEFSPKEVVPFAQTSQTALALSLSIVDLGEVFKWACEDNNEQAMNFVLPSILHAMEKDPGMVFDALANACRCRKVKAVQLLIKAGVPVELPRGLSRYSLGPRFYNTPLGCAMRDPDPEVLDLLLDLGVNISTAVIHYSDPLAPYIPNPAPLHHAVMHGFIQLVRILLARGVDANQHDRFHRSMLSLAADYGHVEIVKLLLSRGADVQSTDYKGRAALSYATDRGYLAIVHLLLDAGAQINAADKNGCTPLMRAVLKNHDGLVRQLVQRGADIHMENKRGRTALSLAASPNLAQIVQYLASRGADANHVSRSGRSPMCYAEERKRKEAIKALEAAGCRRTRCWRWRGRHQEHLWNCNSDADDAN
- a CDS encoding uncharacterized protein (COG:S;~EggNog:ENOG410PIZ7;~TransMembrane:1 (i30-51o)); the protein is MASSNSKVADSNDRVVLTPERSSPRKTGRIRWTVGLLVRLCIWYFLLTPFFRCPSQTSELTESSPRICKPYLVAKSYVEPHVAPYYHTHAAPYVDAARPYVHVLNEKVYTPASNIARRGYEAYGAPTLDRAQFYGQQQWDAKVVPHIQTAKGKASDWYKLQVAPHVEYATITVSPYYHKVHGAYWTTLNGYILPFAAKYQPFIGKTYTSGQEILTTQVMPHAQSAWSSTLSFINYSFWPKVSSLYSENVEPQLVKIGQRLASYREGSRLRTVADEVESSAGYSSTSSPTSVKASTTVAPTQSSVPEIPTPSLSPAELAAQLRKRITSDLTTWKEKFASASEKGVASLEGRVVEIVHTYLAGGAQSDGDKLVAALENAVEDQTTAIKRHISALTESLPFADAPEEEAAAIEELLKEIRNSAVSIRDRAHVIREWHVSFEEGLIRQVSAAVNSTLAVLDNVRDLGLQEIGMRWAWMDGVTYKDWEDYHALKEEFEDWKGKFREIGLQHARIESAKDTADEALSRGMDVAEAAAKELARLKEVGRWKIAAREVSEDFDTRSEPPPPLPKPASAEEEIPAAQDEDQEVLSEAEEPTADANDTAGDANADVDRESPELDNTEKSTESQDAGSDDESFVDDKAEPDVVYKQESTNDDNQDNAGAPESNEEADVELNKGSFGAAASVIPEEAADSGYDTDNLDQDEIVESEATKLSEAVDAEVYNTAPAASQESQSIEDLLSHILGDANSDFAEKVLERLNAMNPNAKPNQDSASWPNGKVDADAETPEQPQAADTNEDQSARNDL